Proteins found in one Lycium ferocissimum isolate CSIRO_LF1 chromosome 6, AGI_CSIRO_Lferr_CH_V1, whole genome shotgun sequence genomic segment:
- the LOC132061315 gene encoding uncharacterized protein LOC132061315 codes for MRGVTLSFSSIQNLEQQMCDLSREQHPTRKRGLPSDTILNPKNGGGVECTFAISMKSGKILQGADKKVVDLEPIIEEEEVHSDVPIIGEEVRGEEKVTDIPEVATDTGKHMIKGALRPLTQMYKAKPPFPQRLAKKNDDAKCQKFYDQLKQLTVNLSFLDVVKKMSGFAKFKKGDPGAFTIPCNIRLHAFARALCDTGASINLMPLVIFKQSGLGTPRPTSMRLQMADKSIKKPIGVIDDVLVQVGKFMFPVDFVILDCAVDRDIPIILGRPFLATGRALMDSEKNEIKFRVNDEEVTFQASKGMKLPKRL; via the exons atgcgaggtgtaacactctcatTCAGCAGTATTCAGAATCTTGAACAGCAAATGTGTGATCTTTCTAGAGAACAACATCCTACCAGAAAAAGAGGGCTTCCTAGTGATACTATTCTAAACCCGAAGAATGGCGGGGGAGTGGAATGTACTTTTGCTATTAGCATGAAGAGTGGTAAAATACTTCAAGGTGCTGACAAGAAGGTGGTTGATCTAGAGCCGAttattgaggaagaagaggTGCATTCTGATGTGCCTATTATTGGTGAGGAAGTTCGTGGTGAAGAAAAAGTTACTGATATTCCAGAAGTTGCTACTGATACAGGGAAACACATGATAAAAGGGGCTCTTCGCCCTTTGACTCAGATGTACAAAGCAAAGCCtccctttcctcagaggttggCAAAGAAGAATGATGACGCTAAGTGTCAGAAGTTCTATGATCAATTGAAGCAGTTAACAGTAAATTTGTCATTCTTAGATGTTGTCAAAAAGATGTCCGGATTTGCTAAGTTT AAGAAGGGAGACCCAGGGGCATTCACTATTCCGTGCAATATTAGGCTTCATGCATTCGCCCGTGCTTTGTGTGATACTGGGGCAAGTATTAACTTGATGCCCCTTGTTATTTTCAAACAATCTGGATTGGGGACTCCCAGACCGACTTCTATGCGATTACAGATGGCAGACAAATCTATCAAGAAACCAATTGGGGTTATAGATGACGTGTTGGTGCAAGTGGGTAAGTTCATGTTTCCTGTTGATTTCGTGATTCTGGATTGTGCGGTGGATAGAGATATTCCCATTATCTTAGGAAGACCGTTCCTTGCTACCGGAAGAGCGCTTATGGActctgaaaagaatgaaataaagtTCCGAGTGAATGACGAAGAAGTGACTTTCCAAGCAAGCAAGGGGATGAAGTTGCCAAAGCGCTTATGA